A window from Canis lupus familiaris isolate Mischka breed German Shepherd chromosome 18, alternate assembly UU_Cfam_GSD_1.0, whole genome shotgun sequence encodes these proteins:
- the LTO1 gene encoding protein LTO1 homolog isoform X1, translating into MAGSQDMFDAIVMADERFHGEGYQEGYEEGNSLGIIEGRQYGTLHGAKIGSEIGCYQGFAFAWRCLLHTCTTEKDSKKMKALESLIEMIQKFPYDDPTYDKLHEDLDKIRGKFKQLCSLLNVQPDFKISAEGSGLSF; encoded by the exons ATGGCCGGGAGTCAGGACATGTTCGACGCCATCGTGATGGCGGACGAGAG GTTTCATGGGGAAGGATATCAGGAAGGGTATGAAGAAGGCAACAGTTTGGGTATAATTGAAGGAAGACAGTATGGCACGTTACATGGAGCCAAAATTGGATCGGAG ATTGGGTGCTATCAGGGCTTTGCTTTCGCTTGGAGGTGCCTCCTGCACACATGTACCACTGAGAAAGACAG CAAAAAGATGAAGGCCTTAGAATCGTTGATTGAAATGATTCAGAAGTTCCCTTACGATGACCCTACTTATGATAAACTTCACGAGGACTTAGACAAAATTAGAGGGAAATTTAAACAG CTTTGTTCATTACTAAATGTTCAGCCGGACTTTAAAATTAGCGCAGAAGGTTCTGGACTTTCATTTTGA
- the LTO1 gene encoding protein LTO1 homolog isoform X2: protein MAGSQDMFDAIVMADERFHGEGYQEGYEEGNSLGIIEGRQYGTLHGAKIGSEIGCYQGFAFAWRCLLHTCTTEKDSSLVEPRADQRLASIWSSGAIRVVGSAVGRSHPPDGH, encoded by the exons ATGGCCGGGAGTCAGGACATGTTCGACGCCATCGTGATGGCGGACGAGAG GTTTCATGGGGAAGGATATCAGGAAGGGTATGAAGAAGGCAACAGTTTGGGTATAATTGAAGGAAGACAGTATGGCACGTTACATGGAGCCAAAATTGGATCGGAG ATTGGGTGCTATCAGGGCTTTGCTTTCGCTTGGAGGTGCCTCCTGCACACATGTACCACTGAGAAAGACAG cagccTGGTGGAGCCTCGTGCGGACCAGCGTCTGGCCAGCATCTGGAGCTCTGGCGCCATCCGTGTTGTTGGATCGGCTGTGGGCAGGTCACACCCTCCTGACGGGCACTGA